The following proteins come from a genomic window of Pyxidicoccus sp. MSG2:
- a CDS encoding metallophosphoesterase: MHRTSTSTFAPLVAALMLVTGVACAGVLPRDPFLQKVGPDTATVAFRLAADCSPTVRYGVGTADQTVASVDKGRIHAVVLTGLKPATEYTYVVDACGKTTPAKHFRTAPVPGTRNVHFTAVGDFGTGGTDQKLVATAMLKMKPELFVALGDNAYSSGTESEIQNNLFTPMADLLAEVPLFASLGNHEYVTNQGQPYLDNLYLPSNNPANSERYYSFDWGHVHFVALDSNCAIGLASADRCALAAQKTWLEKDLAATTQPWKVVFFHHPPWSSGEHGSQLAMRRNFAPIFEKYGVDLVLTGHDHNYERSKPMQGDVVAAAGKGIPYLVVGGGGASLRPFATSRPDWSLIRDDQAHGFLDVNVVDGTLTANLIKTDGKVLDSFTLKKDLPPLEQPPAGTLTVTVEGERGVAPHQALFRATPPVAGAKVTWDFGDGGTAEGESVTHTYEKAGQYTVTATATQGTQPLTATAVVQVTAAPGDPGETPADPEPTDPGTDTPEEGRPGLPANPPDTTDATNAGTGSGGGGCAASPTATLLPALGLLVAGLARRRRRK, encoded by the coding sequence ATGCACCGGACGTCCACATCCACCTTCGCGCCCCTGGTGGCGGCGCTGATGCTCGTGACAGGCGTCGCCTGCGCGGGCGTGCTGCCTCGCGACCCGTTCCTCCAGAAGGTGGGGCCGGACACCGCCACGGTGGCGTTCCGCCTCGCGGCCGACTGCTCGCCCACCGTGCGCTACGGCGTGGGGACGGCCGACCAGACGGTCGCCTCCGTGGACAAGGGGCGCATCCACGCGGTGGTGCTGACGGGGCTGAAGCCCGCCACCGAGTACACCTACGTGGTGGACGCCTGCGGCAAGACGACGCCGGCGAAGCACTTCCGCACCGCGCCCGTGCCCGGCACCCGCAACGTGCACTTCACCGCGGTGGGTGACTTCGGCACCGGCGGCACGGACCAGAAGCTGGTGGCCACGGCCATGCTCAAGATGAAGCCGGAGCTGTTCGTGGCGCTGGGCGACAACGCCTACTCGTCCGGTACCGAGTCCGAAATCCAGAACAACCTCTTCACGCCGATGGCGGACCTGCTCGCCGAGGTGCCCCTCTTCGCGTCGCTGGGCAACCACGAGTACGTGACGAACCAGGGGCAGCCGTACCTGGACAACCTCTACCTGCCGTCCAACAACCCGGCGAACAGCGAGCGGTACTACTCGTTCGACTGGGGCCACGTGCACTTCGTGGCGCTCGACTCCAACTGCGCCATCGGCCTGGCGTCGGCGGACCGCTGCGCGCTGGCCGCGCAGAAGACGTGGCTGGAGAAGGACCTGGCCGCCACCACGCAGCCGTGGAAGGTCGTCTTCTTCCACCACCCGCCCTGGTCCAGCGGCGAGCACGGCTCGCAGCTCGCCATGCGCCGCAACTTCGCGCCCATCTTCGAGAAGTACGGCGTGGACCTCGTCCTCACCGGGCATGACCACAACTACGAGCGCAGCAAGCCGATGCAGGGCGACGTCGTGGCGGCCGCGGGCAAGGGCATCCCCTACCTCGTGGTGGGCGGCGGCGGCGCGTCCCTGCGTCCCTTCGCCACGTCCCGGCCGGACTGGAGCCTCATCCGCGACGACCAGGCCCACGGCTTCCTCGACGTGAATGTCGTCGACGGCACCCTCACCGCGAACCTCATCAAGACGGACGGCAAGGTGCTGGACAGCTTCACGCTGAAGAAGGACCTGCCCCCGCTGGAGCAGCCGCCCGCCGGCACGCTGACCGTCACGGTGGAGGGCGAGCGCGGCGTGGCCCCGCACCAGGCGCTCTTCCGCGCCACCCCACCTGTGGCGGGCGCGAAGGTGACGTGGGACTTCGGCGACGGCGGCACGGCCGAGGGCGAGTCGGTGACGCACACCTACGAGAAGGCCGGCCAGTACACGGTGACGGCCACGGCCACACAGGGCACGCAGCCGCTGACGGCCACCGCCGTGGTGCAGGTGACGGCCGCCCCGGGGGACCCGGGTGAGACGCCCGCGGACCCGGAGCCGACGGACCCCGGCACGGACACGCCGGAGGAGGGCCGCCCGGGCCTGCCTGCGAACCCGCCGGACACCACGGACGCGACGAATGCCGGCACGGGTTCCGGGGGTGGCGGTTGCGCCGCGAGCCCCACGGCGACCCTGCTTCCCGCCCTGGGCCTGTTGGTGGCCGGGCTGGCCCGCCGTCGTCGCCGCAAGTAG
- a CDS encoding DUF4956 domain-containing protein, with protein MDPFSSLLEGAKSELGSIHAGAMFPRMLAATLIGALLSLRPWRLLMKRSLPKAEMIQAQVLLCAAAAVITAVIGDSVAKAFGLVGLGGFVRFRSGLKDPRDAAILFLMIGLGMACGHGSLGLAGMGTLFVAGLLWVLDLFNREEKSAPKQRLMLSAQADDLVGAEATLRRALGERNVLVKSCALDFDARRVELEVEEPEPGSLAAAMGRTEGTPLRGLRWTAVSPKGAREDMV; from the coding sequence ATGGACCCGTTCTCGTCGTTGCTCGAAGGCGCGAAGTCGGAGCTGGGGTCGATACACGCGGGGGCCATGTTCCCCCGCATGCTGGCGGCGACGCTCATCGGCGCGCTGCTGTCGCTGCGGCCCTGGCGGCTCTTGATGAAGCGCTCGCTGCCGAAGGCGGAGATGATTCAGGCGCAGGTGCTGCTGTGCGCCGCGGCGGCGGTGATTACCGCCGTCATCGGAGACAGCGTGGCCAAGGCCTTCGGCCTCGTGGGCCTGGGCGGCTTCGTGCGCTTCCGCTCGGGGCTGAAGGACCCGCGCGACGCGGCCATCCTCTTCCTGATGATTGGCCTGGGCATGGCGTGCGGCCACGGCAGCCTGGGGCTGGCGGGCATGGGCACCCTGTTCGTGGCGGGGCTGCTGTGGGTGCTCGACCTGTTCAACCGCGAGGAGAAGAGCGCGCCGAAGCAGCGGCTGATGCTGTCCGCGCAGGCGGATGACCTGGTGGGCGCGGAGGCCACGCTGCGGCGGGCGCTGGGCGAGCGGAACGTGCTGGTGAAGAGCTGCGCGCTCGACTTCGACGCGCGGCGCGTGGAGCTGGAAGTGGAGGAGCCGGAGCCGGGCTCCCTCGCGGCGGCGATGGGCCGCACCGAGGGGACGCCGTTGAGGGGGCTGCGGTGGACGGCGGTGAGCCCGAAAGGGGCACGGGAGGACATGGTATGA
- a CDS encoding methyltransferase domain-containing protein, with protein MAIKRKSRPVSRPAPKKFSAEGSGKKPVSTERPRRSEDARRTERPERSERPPRSERSERPRNAERPRNAERSERSERPERSERPRRTEGSERPRRTEGSERPRDTERPRRAEQSRGTEPHERSERPGRSDRGEGPGRSERAWRSDGTGRFGHSKRADRGERPERVSPAERARNPERYERPVREDLVLQACLEAYGAVRHEGRLSDRALDFVLRHKKNLYSNERRAVAERVYGLLRRQRTVDFLLSRAHTRFDALDKTRQDVLRLATSRVLYGEPLDTVVRTSSLGPVDAAALGSLPEAAAVLEALPERERFPIAASLPDFLADLFRKQFGRDAARAAEAMNERAPLTGRANLLKDDRDALARRLKAEGVDTSPTPLSPMGLHLESRLNVFALESFREGFLELQDEGSQLLGMLVDAPPTRVVDACAGAGGKTLQLAAQMKNRGDLHALDVDERRMEDLKKRARRAGVHNVRAQLIPHEGPEADAALEPLKGKADRVLVDAPCSGTGTFRRKPDARYRLTPEDLEMHVGRQKALLARFALLVKPGGRLIYGTCSVLHAENEGVIEDFLSKHPDFTVRPVAELLGPELGPKVGPGPYLRLAPHTHGTDGFFGAVLVRAK; from the coding sequence ATGGCAATCAAACGCAAGTCCCGCCCGGTCTCCCGGCCGGCCCCGAAGAAGTTCTCCGCCGAAGGGTCCGGGAAGAAGCCCGTGTCCACCGAGCGCCCCAGGCGCTCCGAAGACGCGCGCCGCACCGAGCGCCCGGAGCGTTCCGAGCGCCCCCCACGCAGCGAGCGGTCCGAGCGTCCGCGCAACGCCGAGCGCCCGCGCAACGCCGAGCGATCCGAGCGATCCGAGCGCCCGGAGCGCTCCGAGCGACCGCGCCGCACCGAGGGTTCCGAGCGACCGCGCCGCACCGAGGGTTCCGAGCGTCCGCGTGACACCGAGCGCCCGCGCCGCGCCGAGCAGTCGCGTGGCACCGAGCCGCACGAGCGCTCCGAGCGCCCGGGCCGCTCCGACCGTGGCGAGGGCCCGGGCCGCTCCGAGCGCGCCTGGCGTTCGGACGGCACCGGCCGCTTCGGCCACTCCAAGCGCGCCGACCGTGGCGAGCGCCCGGAGCGCGTCTCCCCCGCCGAGCGCGCCCGGAACCCCGAGCGCTACGAGCGCCCCGTGCGCGAGGACCTCGTCCTCCAGGCGTGCCTCGAGGCCTACGGCGCCGTCCGTCACGAGGGCCGCCTGTCCGACCGCGCCCTCGACTTCGTCCTGCGCCACAAGAAGAACCTCTACTCCAACGAGCGCCGCGCCGTGGCCGAACGCGTCTACGGACTGCTGCGTCGCCAGCGCACGGTGGACTTCCTCCTGTCCCGCGCGCACACGCGCTTCGACGCGCTCGACAAGACGCGCCAGGACGTACTGCGTCTGGCGACTTCGCGCGTGCTCTACGGCGAGCCGCTCGACACCGTGGTGCGCACCAGCTCCCTGGGCCCCGTGGACGCCGCGGCGCTCGGCTCGCTGCCAGAAGCCGCCGCCGTGCTGGAGGCCCTGCCGGAGCGCGAGCGCTTCCCCATCGCCGCCTCGCTGCCGGACTTCCTCGCGGACCTCTTCCGCAAGCAGTTCGGCCGTGACGCCGCCCGCGCCGCCGAGGCGATGAACGAGCGCGCCCCCCTCACCGGCCGCGCCAACCTCCTCAAGGACGACCGCGACGCGCTCGCCAGGCGCCTCAAGGCCGAGGGCGTGGACACCAGCCCCACCCCGCTGTCGCCCATGGGCCTGCACCTGGAGTCGCGCCTCAACGTCTTCGCCCTGGAGAGCTTCCGCGAGGGCTTCCTGGAGCTGCAGGACGAGGGCAGCCAGCTGCTCGGCATGCTGGTGGACGCACCGCCCACGCGCGTGGTGGACGCGTGCGCGGGCGCCGGCGGCAAGACGCTTCAGCTCGCCGCGCAGATGAAGAACCGCGGAGATTTGCACGCGCTGGACGTGGACGAGCGCCGCATGGAGGACCTCAAGAAGCGCGCGCGCCGCGCCGGGGTGCACAACGTGCGCGCCCAGCTCATCCCCCACGAGGGCCCGGAGGCGGACGCCGCCCTGGAGCCACTCAAGGGCAAGGCGGACCGCGTGCTCGTGGACGCGCCGTGCAGCGGCACCGGCACCTTCCGCCGCAAGCCGGACGCGCGCTACCGCCTCACGCCCGAGGACCTGGAGATGCACGTGGGCCGGCAGAAGGCGCTGCTCGCGCGCTTCGCCCTGCTGGTGAAGCCGGGCGGCCGCCTCATCTACGGCACGTGCAGCGTGCTCCACGCGGAGAACGAGGGCGTCATCGAGGACTTCCTGTCCAAGCACCCCGACTTCACCGTGCGCCCGGTGGCGGAGCTGCTGGGCCCGGAGCTGGGACCGAAGGTGGGCCCCGGTCCCTACCTGCGGCTGGCGCCACACACGCACGGCACGGACGGCTTCTTCGGCGCCGTGCTCGTCCGCGCGAAGTAG
- a CDS encoding M61 family metallopeptidase: protein MPPHAVRYRVSMSRPHSHLLEVEATFPEGPDVLDAMLPVWTPGSYLVREFARHVQDMSASGPDGAPLPVRRVDKRTWRVQAGGRAITLRYRVYANELTVRTSHVDGTHAFFNGACVFLYTEATRGLEHHVTVAAPPGWRTFCALGQREDAFIATDYDTLVDSPFEVGPHTPLTFTAAGVPHEVVVWGDTVTDAERLCSDLQRICEAQARLYGGLPVPRYLFLVYLTDKGRGGLEHQASTALLFPRAGLSSSRGWEDLLTLAAHEYFHLWNIKRVKPRALVPFDYSQENYTSLLWAFEGSTAYYDNLFVRRAGLMSAQRYVTRLGETLTALHSTPGRRVQTLAEASLVSWVKHYRPDEHSPNSAISYYLKGEVVSALLDLEIRRATGDAKSLDDVMRLLWQRHGDGSGVPEDGVEAAASEVAGTDLASFFDRALRTTEELDYSVFSHVGLEPSFRQRESPNDKGGTPPPKGKAGEGRPKGWLGLTTKGNSTVALVLEGSPAQEAGLYVEDDVVALDGWKVDGAGLLGRCEDRRPGETVRVTVFRRDRLLEVPVVLGQKPTEAVWLSRVERPTDAQKAAFQAWLGAPWDEAPGPT from the coding sequence ATGCCCCCCCACGCCGTCCGCTACCGCGTTTCCATGTCCCGGCCGCACTCGCACCTCCTGGAGGTGGAAGCCACCTTCCCGGAAGGCCCCGACGTGCTCGACGCGATGCTGCCGGTGTGGACGCCCGGCAGCTACCTGGTGCGCGAGTTCGCCCGGCACGTGCAGGACATGTCCGCGTCGGGTCCGGACGGCGCGCCGCTGCCGGTGCGGCGGGTGGACAAGCGCACCTGGCGCGTGCAGGCGGGCGGCCGCGCCATCACCCTGCGCTACCGCGTCTACGCCAACGAGCTCACGGTGCGCACCAGCCACGTGGACGGCACGCACGCCTTCTTCAACGGCGCCTGTGTCTTCCTCTACACGGAGGCCACGCGCGGCCTGGAGCACCACGTCACCGTGGCCGCGCCTCCGGGCTGGCGGACGTTCTGCGCGCTGGGGCAGCGCGAGGACGCCTTCATCGCCACGGACTACGACACGCTGGTGGACAGCCCCTTCGAGGTGGGGCCGCACACGCCGCTCACCTTCACCGCCGCGGGCGTGCCGCACGAAGTCGTCGTGTGGGGCGACACCGTGACGGACGCCGAGCGGCTGTGCTCGGACCTGCAGCGCATCTGCGAGGCCCAGGCGCGCCTGTACGGCGGGCTGCCCGTCCCCCGCTACCTCTTCCTGGTGTACCTGACGGACAAGGGCCGCGGAGGGCTGGAGCACCAGGCCAGCACCGCCCTGCTCTTCCCGCGCGCGGGGCTGTCCAGCTCGCGCGGCTGGGAAGATTTGCTCACGCTGGCCGCGCACGAGTACTTCCACCTGTGGAACATCAAGCGGGTGAAGCCCCGGGCGCTGGTGCCCTTCGACTACTCGCAGGAGAACTACACCTCGCTCTTGTGGGCCTTCGAGGGCTCCACCGCGTACTACGACAACCTCTTCGTGCGCCGCGCGGGGCTGATGTCCGCGCAGCGCTACGTCACCCGCCTGGGCGAGACGCTCACCGCGCTCCACTCCACCCCGGGACGCCGCGTGCAGACGCTGGCCGAGGCGTCGCTGGTGAGCTGGGTGAAGCACTACCGCCCGGACGAGCACTCGCCCAACAGCGCCATCTCCTACTACCTGAAGGGCGAGGTCGTGTCGGCGCTGCTGGACCTCGAAATCCGCCGCGCCACCGGCGACGCGAAGAGCCTGGACGACGTGATGCGCCTGTTGTGGCAGCGCCACGGCGACGGCTCCGGCGTGCCCGAGGACGGAGTGGAGGCGGCGGCGAGCGAGGTGGCCGGCACGGACCTGGCGTCCTTCTTCGACCGGGCGCTGCGCACCACCGAGGAGCTGGACTACTCCGTCTTCTCGCACGTGGGACTGGAGCCCTCCTTCCGGCAGCGCGAGTCCCCCAATGACAAGGGCGGCACCCCGCCCCCCAAGGGCAAGGCCGGCGAGGGCCGGCCGAAGGGCTGGCTGGGCCTCACCACGAAGGGGAACTCCACGGTGGCCCTGGTGCTGGAGGGCTCGCCCGCGCAGGAGGCCGGCCTCTACGTGGAGGACGACGTGGTGGCGCTGGACGGGTGGAAGGTGGACGGCGCGGGCCTGCTCGGCCGGTGCGAGGACCGGCGGCCCGGGGAGACGGTGCGCGTGACGGTGTTCCGCCGGGACAGGCTGCTGGAGGTGCCGGTGGTGCTGGGCCAGAAGCCCACCGAGGCCGTGTGGCTGTCCCGGGTGGAGCGCCCCACGGACGCGCAGAAGGCGGCTTTCCAGGCGTGGCTCGGCGCCCCCTGGGACGAGGCCCCCGGCCCGACATAG